One Lysinibacillus fusiformis genomic window carries:
- a CDS encoding nitroreductase family protein, with the protein MSTTKTDSKLYTIMQERKSVRVYDPTFKIPQVDLEEILKEATSAPSSSNLQAWRFLVIQDDATKTELRAIANNQAQVETSSAVIAVLGNAEMYKQVEQIYTQNVVEGHMDEAQKNLMIQNTLHTYPSAPLEVRKNIATFDAGLISMQLMLIAKEKGYDTVTMGGFDKVKFAERFELPSHIFPVVLIAIGKAATPAYGSSRLPLEDIARFI; encoded by the coding sequence ATGTCAACAACTAAAACGGATTCAAAATTATATACAATTATGCAAGAAAGAAAATCAGTTCGTGTCTATGACCCCACTTTCAAAATCCCCCAAGTAGATCTTGAAGAAATCCTAAAAGAAGCTACAAGTGCACCTTCTTCTAGTAATCTTCAAGCATGGAGATTTCTTGTGATTCAAGATGACGCAACAAAAACTGAGCTACGTGCAATTGCCAACAATCAAGCACAGGTTGAAACTTCATCTGCTGTCATTGCTGTATTAGGTAATGCCGAAATGTATAAACAAGTTGAACAGATTTATACGCAAAATGTAGTAGAAGGACATATGGATGAAGCGCAAAAGAATTTGATGATTCAAAATACACTTCATACTTACCCATCTGCCCCATTAGAGGTTAGAAAGAACATTGCAACATTTGATGCAGGTCTAATTTCCATGCAACTCATGTTGATTGCAAAAGAAAAAGGCTATGATACAGTGACAATGGGTGGATTTGATAAGGTGAAATTTGCTGAAAGATTCGAACTACCATCGCATATCTTCCCTGTCGTCCTGATTGCTATCGGTAAAGCTGCAACACCAGCATATGGTTCATCACGTTTGCCGTTAGAAGATATTGCTCGTTTTATCTAA
- a CDS encoding Fic family protein: MRNFFEDQYINIEQQLINLVSEISEYKGKLTAYQEQRPDIFTSLEKAIPLQYIKNYISVYEDIKVSNKRLKELILDDMIPQSISEDAIFCYYETLTLVHKKSCTFSISPDTIQELHFQLIHFNTSDSAKWRQKPFSIPGIPEKGMHTIFYRPLPPENIPMAVEQLCNQYNLLNRKKEIPTLLLIARFILNLYCIIPFSQGNGRLTLMLMQLLLVKSGHTFVKYVCLDEYIKKSESEYYEAIYKSSVNWYCNGHNISFWLKNFLTIILEAYKDLHNRVLDSICRHTKIERIQNFIHNQKQPFTKECIRSIYPDIAESTISKALTDLQVVGEIKLISKGRNARWMKVQS; the protein is encoded by the coding sequence ATGAGAAATTTTTTCGAAGACCAGTACATAAATATTGAGCAACAACTAATAAACTTAGTTAGTGAAATTAGTGAATATAAAGGAAAATTGACCGCTTATCAAGAGCAAAGACCTGATATATTCACGAGCCTTGAAAAAGCTATACCCCTACAATACATAAAAAACTATATTTCAGTTTATGAGGATATAAAAGTTTCAAATAAGCGATTAAAAGAACTTATTTTAGATGATATGATACCCCAATCCATTTCGGAAGATGCGATATTTTGTTATTATGAAACTCTGACTCTTGTACATAAAAAATCTTGTACGTTTTCTATTAGTCCAGATACTATACAAGAATTGCATTTTCAATTAATTCATTTCAATACCTCTGACAGTGCAAAATGGCGCCAAAAGCCATTTTCTATCCCAGGAATTCCTGAAAAAGGGATGCACACGATTTTTTATCGACCTCTTCCACCTGAAAATATTCCAATGGCTGTAGAACAATTATGCAACCAGTACAATTTATTAAACCGTAAAAAAGAGATACCTACACTTTTATTGATAGCTCGTTTTATATTGAATCTTTATTGCATAATCCCTTTTAGTCAAGGTAATGGTAGATTAACACTGATGTTAATGCAATTATTATTAGTAAAAAGCGGACATACATTTGTAAAATATGTTTGTTTAGATGAATATATAAAGAAAAGTGAGTCAGAATACTATGAAGCCATATATAAATCATCGGTTAATTGGTACTGTAATGGGCATAATATTAGCTTCTGGTTAAAAAATTTCTTAACTATTATTTTAGAGGCTTATAAAGATCTACATAACAGAGTACTGGATTCTATATGTAGACATACTAAGATAGAGCGAATTCAGAATTTTATTCATAATCAAAAACAACCTTTTACAAAAGAATGCATTCGAAGCATTTATCCAGATATAGCCGAAAGTACAATTAGTAAAGCTTTAACTGATTTGCAAGTAGTAGGTGAAATTAAACTTATTTCAAAAGGGAGAAATGCGCGTTGGATGAAAGTCCAATCTTAA
- a CDS encoding 2-thiouracil desulfurase family protein: MILISACLAGLKVRYNGTDSLDEKIQQLVRENAAVTVCPELMGGFTTPREPAEIIGGDGEDVLDGKACVVEKSGRDVTELYVKGAYMTLQKAIEVGASTVILKEYSPSCGSAVIYNGDFSGTKLAGVGVTTALLKRNNITVLSEENYTDFLKNP; this comes from the coding sequence ATGATTTTAATAAGTGCTTGTTTAGCAGGGTTAAAGGTTCGGTATAATGGGACAGATAGCTTAGATGAAAAAATACAACAGCTTGTGAGGGAAAATGCGGCTGTGACGGTGTGTCCCGAATTAATGGGCGGTTTTACAACACCACGAGAACCCGCTGAAATTATTGGTGGAGATGGTGAAGATGTCCTAGATGGAAAAGCTTGTGTGGTAGAAAAATCCGGTCGAGATGTCACAGAGCTGTACGTAAAAGGTGCCTACATGACATTACAGAAAGCAATTGAAGTAGGTGCCTCCACGGTCATATTAAAAGAGTATAGCCCCTCCTGTGGTAGTGCTGTGATTTATAATGGTGATTTCAGTGGCACAAAATTAGCTGGAGTAGGTGTTACGACGGCCTTACTTAAAAGAAATAATATAACAGTGCTGTCAGAAGAAAATTATACTGATTTTTTGAAAAATCCATAA
- a CDS encoding winged helix-turn-helix transcriptional regulator encodes MTQPNCSHICSSYHQAIEFIGKRWMGMIIYTLLPGPQRYYEIHAAIPGISDRLLTERLNELVNAGLIKKKFIDSSIKKVEYELTPNGLAFQEVIQSIQKWIDLCDFEKTTKN; translated from the coding sequence ATGACTCAACCGAATTGTTCACATATTTGTAGTAGCTACCACCAAGCGATTGAATTTATAGGGAAACGCTGGATGGGTATGATTATTTATACCTTGTTACCAGGGCCGCAAAGATATTATGAAATTCACGCAGCTATCCCTGGGATTTCTGATCGGTTGTTAACAGAGCGCTTAAATGAGCTTGTAAATGCGGGACTCATCAAAAAAAAATTCATTGATTCCTCCATAAAAAAAGTAGAATATGAGCTGACACCCAATGGCTTAGCGTTTCAAGAAGTCATTCAGTCAATTCAAAAATGGATAGATTTATGTGATTTTGAAAAGACAACAAAGAATTAA
- a CDS encoding LysR family transcriptional regulator → MNLHALRLFTKVAELKSVSKAAQALMISQPAVTIQIRNLEKEVGLTLLESKGRGITLTQNGEFLFMQAQRLFDLEMDIENKLEQLKNMGIEELQIASTHVPSHFLLPKWLATYKQANPATNIHLKTANSQQVIEELLHYKADMAFIVKEDGHHPDVDYKFLMNLDYWFIVPDGHAFADQQVTLAELMQEPFVSREDGSSTKEFLNALCKIHKTPPPRVGLQLDGINESIHAIAAGYGAMLAPSIAASGFMELKQIARVYVKGMDIQRPIYLCTRKNEHNTPSTFNNFIDFINKAIS, encoded by the coding sequence ATGAATTTACATGCACTCCGATTATTCACAAAAGTAGCAGAACTCAAAAGCGTATCAAAGGCTGCTCAAGCACTAATGATTAGTCAGCCTGCTGTCACGATACAAATCCGTAATTTAGAAAAAGAAGTAGGATTGACACTTCTCGAATCGAAAGGAAGAGGGATTACCTTAACCCAAAATGGAGAATTTTTATTTATGCAGGCTCAGCGACTATTTGATTTAGAAATGGATATTGAAAACAAGCTTGAACAGCTTAAAAACATGGGTATCGAGGAATTACAAATTGCTTCAACACATGTGCCATCGCATTTTTTATTACCCAAATGGTTAGCGACTTATAAGCAAGCTAACCCTGCTACAAATATCCATTTGAAAACTGCTAATTCACAGCAAGTCATTGAAGAGTTACTCCATTATAAAGCCGACATGGCCTTTATCGTGAAAGAAGATGGCCACCATCCAGATGTCGATTACAAATTTCTGATGAATTTAGATTATTGGTTTATCGTGCCTGATGGACATGCATTTGCTGATCAGCAAGTCACATTAGCCGAATTAATGCAAGAACCATTTGTTTCAAGAGAGGATGGAAGTTCCACGAAAGAATTCTTAAACGCGTTATGTAAAATTCATAAAACACCTCCACCAAGAGTTGGTCTGCAACTAGATGGCATCAACGAATCCATTCATGCAATTGCAGCTGGTTATGGCGCAATGCTTGCACCTTCCATAGCCGCTTCAGGTTTTATGGAGCTTAAACAGATTGCTCGAGTATATGTAAAAGGTATGGATATTCAACGCCCCATTTACCTGTGCACAAGAAAAAACGAACATAATACACCTTCAACTTTCAATAACTTTATTGACTTCATCAATAAAGCCATTTCATAA
- a CDS encoding DUF6886 family protein, with the protein MRLFHVSEESDIQVFQPRLPTRTDLDLTKGLVWAIDEKCLPNFLTPRNCPRVCYHVGANTTEIDKRTYLSSTSCSHVVVIENKWLVRMKNTTLFLYEFDINQFTLQDEIAGYYVSETTQTPIAKFEVIDLFQELFTRNIELRIVDNLWDIYDDIQKTTFHWSMCRMHFAQPRK; encoded by the coding sequence ATGCGGTTATTCCATGTAAGTGAAGAAAGTGATATTCAAGTGTTTCAGCCCCGTCTACCTACTCGAACGGATTTAGATTTAACGAAAGGACTTGTATGGGCTATAGATGAAAAATGCTTACCTAACTTTTTAACGCCTAGAAATTGTCCGCGTGTTTGCTATCATGTCGGCGCAAATACAACTGAAATCGATAAACGAACATATTTATCCTCAACGTCATGTTCACATGTAGTCGTTATTGAAAACAAATGGCTTGTTAGGATGAAAAATACTACATTATTTTTATATGAATTTGATATCAATCAATTCACATTACAGGATGAAATTGCAGGCTACTATGTAAGCGAAACAACACAAACACCTATTGCCAAATTCGAAGTGATCGATTTATTTCAAGAACTATTTACACGCAATATTGAATTACGTATAGTGGATAACTTGTGGGATATTTATGATGATATTCAAAAAACAACGTTCCATTGGTCTATGTGTAGAATGCATTTTGCCCAGCCAAGGAAATAA
- a CDS encoding solute carrier family 23 protein, whose product MGEGIGCFIASLLGSTPVTGYSTNAGVTSITGIASRRVFVAAGAWFILFGFSGKLAALISAIPAAVIGGIFVIVCGIIAISGLQVMKNENIGEKEMYVIAVPMILTLALTLLPDDFLYSLPTTVQYLFSSPVATAAIIAILLNKILPRVK is encoded by the coding sequence ATTGGAGAAGGTATTGGCTGTTTCATCGCTTCGTTATTAGGCTCAACTCCTGTAACTGGCTACTCAACGAATGCAGGTGTTACTTCTATCACAGGTATTGCCAGCCGTCGTGTCTTTGTTGCTGCGGGTGCTTGGTTTATATTGTTTGGCTTTTCAGGAAAATTGGCAGCTTTAATTTCTGCCATTCCAGCAGCAGTAATCGGCGGTATATTCGTCATCGTATGTGGCATTATTGCAATTAGCGGTTTACAAGTCATGAAAAACGAGAACATTGGTGAAAAGGAAATGTATGTAATCGCTGTCCCTATGATTTTAACATTAGCCTTAACATTGCTACCTGACGATTTCTTATATTCTTTACCAACTACTGTGCAATATTTATTCAGCTCGCCAGTAGCGACAGCTGCCATCATAGCCATATTGTTGAACAAAATATTACCGCGTGTTAAATAA
- the solA gene encoding N-methyl-L-tryptophan oxidase, with translation MIYDSIIIGAGSMGMAAGYYLAKAGKNVLMIDTFDPPHEEGSHHGETRIIRFAYGEGASYVPFVKRAGALWRELEAQTNETLFYQTGVMNVGEMSHSFIQNVITSADLYDLPLQQYSAAEAMEKWPGLTLPESFVACFEPTAGVLRVEACINAYKKLALAAGASYHPNEKVQSIEAGDIVRVHTEKGVYEAKQLIVTAGAWATELLQTMDISLPVTPTRKTFAWFEADETLYGDDVFPAYCFEFADSAYYGFPSINGAGLKLGRHDGGEPINPNESLRPYDEQDTEDLQNFINRFMPQHGALKFGKTCKYAMTPDEDFIIDFLPEHQNIVIAAGFSGHGFKFSSAVGEVLADLMLHGESKQNLSLFQLNRFS, from the coding sequence ATGATTTATGATAGTATTATAATCGGCGCGGGTTCAATGGGGATGGCAGCTGGCTATTATTTAGCTAAGGCTGGAAAAAACGTATTAATGATTGATACCTTTGATCCTCCACATGAAGAAGGTAGCCATCATGGTGAAACAAGAATTATTCGTTTTGCTTATGGCGAAGGTGCTAGCTATGTACCTTTTGTTAAACGGGCTGGCGCGCTTTGGCGTGAACTAGAAGCACAAACAAATGAAACATTATTTTACCAAACAGGGGTTATGAATGTCGGCGAAATGAGCCATTCTTTTATTCAAAATGTCATAACAAGTGCCGATCTTTACGATTTACCATTACAACAATATTCGGCTGCAGAAGCAATGGAAAAATGGCCTGGCTTAACGTTACCGGAAAGCTTTGTGGCTTGTTTTGAGCCTACTGCTGGTGTACTTCGTGTGGAAGCTTGTATTAACGCCTATAAAAAGTTAGCTTTAGCAGCAGGTGCTTCCTACCATCCGAACGAAAAAGTACAGTCAATAGAAGCGGGTGATATTGTGCGTGTACATACGGAAAAAGGCGTTTATGAGGCAAAACAGCTGATTGTAACAGCAGGTGCATGGGCAACAGAGTTACTACAAACAATGGATATCTCCTTACCTGTTACGCCAACCCGAAAAACATTTGCTTGGTTTGAAGCTGATGAAACCCTTTATGGTGATGATGTATTCCCTGCTTACTGTTTCGAATTTGCAGATTCTGCTTATTATGGCTTTCCAAGCATTAACGGTGCTGGTTTAAAACTTGGCCGACATGACGGTGGTGAGCCTATCAATCCAAACGAATCACTTCGTCCATACGACGAACAGGATACCGAAGATTTACAAAACTTTATCAATCGTTTTATGCCTCAACACGGTGCATTGAAATTCGGAAAAACATGCAAATACGCTATGACACCAGATGAGGATTTCATTATTGATTTTTTACCTGAGCATCAAAATATTGTGATTGCAGCGGGCTTTTCAGGACATGGCTTTAAATTCAGTAGCGCGGTTGGCGAGGTATTAGCTGACCTTATGTTACACGGAGAAAGTAAGCAAAATTTATCACTCTTTCAGCTCAATCGATTTAGCTAA
- a CDS encoding YbfB/YjiJ family MFS transporter has protein sequence MNRQYIGILFGGVLLLVVAMGISRFAFTPILPFMRHDVGFSFEVAGFLASSNYIGYFIGALWAGFMYRQRKNILLLSVVLNVLSIVLMGMIEIYMVWLVLRLIAGITGGLIFVLTSSIIMDYLAKQSLTRWSGYLFSGIGLGIAISGLLVPFFEARFAWQGTWIGLGILSALFFIITFVLWRSLQVHDGTKVKKSSETKMSQGFMPWLIAAYGFEGLGYIITGTFLVDIIHNIPSLQAYSSYSWVIVGVAAIPSAPVWTVLLEKFSAIKILYVAYILQVFGILLPVFSQTVWSVLLSSFLFGLTFVGIVTLTTAYARQLFPTQSGPVVSLLTTFYAFGQIIGPIIAGKLVAVFNSYKAALIFAGAIIFVALIVMLFGKWVTGKRQVTLENAIAVETQSSP, from the coding sequence TTGAATCGTCAGTACATAGGAATTTTATTTGGCGGGGTGTTATTACTAGTTGTCGCGATGGGCATAAGTCGTTTTGCTTTCACGCCGATTCTACCGTTTATGCGCCATGATGTAGGTTTTTCATTTGAAGTGGCAGGGTTTTTAGCATCCAGTAATTATATTGGCTATTTTATTGGCGCCTTATGGGCTGGATTCATGTATCGACAAAGAAAGAATATTTTACTGTTGAGTGTCGTCTTGAATGTGCTTTCCATTGTACTAATGGGGATGATTGAAATATACATGGTATGGCTCGTACTGCGTTTGATTGCAGGCATAACAGGGGGCCTTATTTTCGTGTTAACATCAAGCATTATTATGGATTATTTGGCGAAGCAATCGTTAACACGTTGGTCGGGCTATTTATTTAGCGGTATCGGGCTAGGCATTGCGATTTCAGGTTTACTAGTGCCTTTTTTTGAAGCGCGCTTTGCTTGGCAGGGTACTTGGATTGGCTTAGGCATTTTATCTGCTTTATTTTTTATCATTACGTTCGTGCTATGGAGAAGCTTACAAGTTCATGATGGCACGAAAGTCAAGAAATCCTCCGAAACAAAAATGTCGCAAGGTTTTATGCCATGGCTCATTGCTGCATATGGCTTTGAGGGACTTGGCTATATTATCACGGGTACTTTTCTAGTGGATATTATTCACAATATCCCTTCGCTGCAAGCCTATTCTTCCTATAGCTGGGTCATCGTCGGTGTAGCGGCGATTCCTTCAGCTCCTGTTTGGACAGTATTATTAGAGAAGTTTTCAGCAATAAAAATTTTGTATGTGGCTTACATATTACAAGTATTTGGCATCTTGTTACCTGTATTTTCACAAACAGTTTGGAGCGTTTTATTGTCGTCATTTTTGTTTGGTTTAACATTTGTTGGCATCGTGACGTTAACAACTGCTTATGCACGTCAACTATTTCCAACTCAAAGCGGACCGGTTGTTTCATTATTAACAACGTTCTATGCATTTGGACAAATTATCGGACCAATAATCGCTGGCAAGCTGGTCGCAGTATTCAATAGCTATAAAGCAGCACTCATTTTTGCAGGAGCCATTATATTTGTTGCATTGATTGTGATGTTATTTGGAAAATGGGTGACTGGTAAACGTCAGGTTACATTAGAAAATGCAATTGCTGTTGAAACACAATCTAGTCCTTAG
- the hblC gene encoding hemolysin BL lytic component L2 encodes MKKKIITGLMITSIVATGVIPTHTFSTPIVHAEIQEENVALSSSLRKLGAQSKLIQMYIDQALMSPNVQLVEVPALNTEQLLIKQDMKEWSSELYPNLMLLNSKSKGFVTKFNSYYPTLKEFVDYQEDKEGFLDRLEVLQGMVMTNQDYAQLQINELTDLKLQLDKKLKDLDTDVTKAQGILSSEGTGKIDKLKGELLDTQKSIQHNLQQIALVPGALNEQGLKIFLEIYSLSKDILEPAAQTAAAAYNKGKEINNAILQAEKKAEQEAKEKGLSTLEIEAAIKEAREAIEKNKQGEIAAAAATKTKEYDLLKAIDPEKIKKTYNTFAEVNKLMAEQRAYLDDLEKQNQKLYDLTKKLTIADLQQSMLLLMQHDLHTFASQVDVELDLMKRFKEDLNLIKSSITTLYTDVDTATNPSQKDTLRRLKNVISQLEEQVNKF; translated from the coding sequence ATGAAAAAAAAAATAATTACAGGATTGATGATTACATCCATTGTTGCTACGGGAGTTATTCCTACCCATACTTTTTCAACGCCTATAGTTCATGCGGAGATTCAAGAAGAGAACGTGGCTCTTTCCTCATCATTAAGAAAATTAGGAGCTCAATCAAAATTGATCCAAATGTATATAGACCAAGCTTTAATGAGTCCTAATGTACAGTTAGTGGAAGTACCGGCTTTAAATACAGAGCAATTACTCATAAAACAAGATATGAAAGAATGGTCATCGGAACTTTATCCAAATTTAATGCTACTAAATTCAAAAAGTAAAGGATTTGTCACTAAATTTAATAGCTATTATCCAACATTAAAAGAATTTGTAGATTATCAGGAAGATAAAGAAGGTTTCTTGGACAGACTGGAAGTCCTTCAAGGAATGGTGATGACAAACCAAGACTACGCGCAACTTCAAATTAATGAGTTAACAGATTTAAAATTACAGCTCGATAAAAAACTTAAAGACCTCGATACGGATGTGACAAAAGCACAAGGGATACTTAGTTCAGAGGGAACAGGGAAAATAGACAAGCTTAAAGGTGAATTACTAGATACTCAAAAATCCATTCAACATAATTTACAGCAAATAGCATTGGTGCCAGGAGCTTTAAATGAACAAGGTCTTAAAATATTCCTAGAGATTTATAGTCTTTCAAAAGATATCCTTGAACCAGCTGCTCAAACAGCTGCAGCAGCATATAACAAAGGAAAAGAAATTAACAACGCCATTTTACAAGCAGAGAAAAAAGCAGAGCAAGAAGCAAAAGAAAAGGGTCTGTCTACTCTAGAGATTGAAGCTGCCATAAAAGAAGCTCGTGAAGCAATTGAGAAAAACAAACAAGGTGAAATTGCTGCAGCCGCAGCTACAAAAACGAAAGAGTATGACCTTCTGAAAGCAATTGATCCAGAAAAAATCAAAAAAACATATAATACCTTCGCCGAAGTCAATAAACTAATGGCAGAACAGCGAGCATATTTAGATGATTTAGAGAAACAAAACCAAAAATTATATGATTTAACAAAGAAACTAACAATAGCAGATTTACAACAATCAATGCTTCTTCTTATGCAACACGATTTGCATACATTTGCTAGCCAAGTAGATGTAGAACTTGACCTAATGAAACGCTTTAAAGAAGATTTGAATCTAATAAAAAGTAGTATCACAACTTTATATACGGATGTTGATACTGCTACCAATCCGTCTCAAAAAGATACATTAAGACGATTAAAAAATGTCATAAGCCAACTTGAGGAACAGGTTAATAAATTTTAA
- a CDS encoding ArsR/SmtB family transcription factor, which produces MEPLLIYKALSNETRSQIMLWLKDPSEYFDEKPYLAQNINFKVGVCVGDIQAKAGLAQSVISGYLLTMQKAGLLESERIGKWTYYRRNEKTIQEFSEYIKKKL; this is translated from the coding sequence ATGGAACCTTTATTGATTTATAAAGCTTTGTCTAACGAAACTCGGAGCCAAATAATGTTATGGTTAAAAGATCCTAGTGAATACTTTGATGAAAAACCGTATTTAGCACAAAACATTAATTTTAAAGTTGGTGTATGCGTAGGTGATATTCAAGCGAAAGCAGGACTTGCCCAGTCTGTAATTTCCGGTTATTTGTTGACTATGCAAAAAGCTGGTTTGTTGGAATCTGAGCGAATTGGTAAGTGGACGTACTATCGCCGTAACGAAAAAACAATACAAGAATTTTCAGAGTACATCAAAAAGAAACTATAA
- a CDS encoding class I SAM-dependent methyltransferase produces the protein MEKTMTTDEAIKRWNRHAESFTASYDEHGGIHREVLLNPAIFSLLDDVKGKKLLDAGCGEGYLSRILAKKGAIITAVDYAEKMIEIAQQRTDSNETIEYKQGNCEKLDFLTDAQYDTIVSNMVLQDLENYEAALSEMYRLLKQGGSFIFSILHPCFITPNSGWERNEQVDKQYWKVQRYFYEGVYDQRFPIDSDDKVVFYHRTLSSYLKAIIKVGFTVEDVIEPMPSKEMLDKYPQFEEDLHCADFIVFKLRK, from the coding sequence GTGGAAAAAACAATGACGACTGATGAGGCAATTAAACGTTGGAATCGCCATGCAGAAAGTTTTACGGCAAGCTATGATGAGCATGGTGGCATTCACCGTGAAGTACTATTAAATCCAGCGATTTTTTCATTATTGGACGATGTGAAAGGAAAAAAGCTCTTAGATGCAGGATGTGGAGAGGGCTATCTAAGTAGAATACTTGCTAAAAAAGGAGCTATTATTACTGCTGTTGATTATGCGGAAAAGATGATTGAAATTGCCCAACAAAGGACGGATAGTAATGAGACTATTGAATATAAACAGGGGAATTGTGAGAAGCTCGATTTTTTAACAGATGCACAGTACGATACGATTGTTTCGAATATGGTACTTCAAGATTTGGAAAACTATGAGGCAGCATTAAGCGAGATGTATCGTCTTTTAAAACAGGGTGGTTCTTTTATTTTTTCAATTCTACATCCGTGTTTTATTACACCTAATAGCGGATGGGAGCGAAATGAACAAGTGGATAAACAATATTGGAAGGTCCAGCGCTATTTCTATGAAGGCGTGTATGATCAAAGATTCCCGATAGATTCAGATGACAAGGTTGTATTTTATCATCGGACATTATCAAGCTATTTAAAAGCAATTATCAAAGTAGGTTTTACTGTGGAAGACGTTATTGAACCTATGCCTTCTAAGGAAATGCTAGATAAGTATCCTCAATTCGAAGAGGATTTACACTGTGCGGATTTCATCGTATTCAAATTAAGAAAATAG
- a CDS encoding MFS transporter, with protein sequence MKKINPLLISILALGVFGIITTEMGIIGVLPQVSEKFNITTSQAGLLVSIFSLVVAISGPFLTLLASGINRKVILLTAVLLFAISNIVYAYTTKFDVMLVFRIIPAIFHPVFFSVALVTAAKLVSPEKSSKAVTKVFSGITVGFAFGVPVTSYLAEKISLEAGFLFGAVVSAIAFIGILAWLPSMPVTEKLSYGKQLGILRKPQLWLNIVTVIFIFAAMFSVYSYFAEYLSQVTNMNGSWISIMLMVFGTIMIFGNFLFGNLLHKSMTKTVIMFPLLFAVVYLLTYYVGSYFIPMVVIVFIWGAVHSGGLIVSQVWLTTEASEALEFGNSLFVSFSNLGIAIGASVSGWFISHFGIHNLIWVGIIFSLLAFLLILLKIQIFKPNVQGLNRR encoded by the coding sequence ATGAAAAAAATTAACCCGTTACTTATCAGTATTCTAGCGCTAGGCGTGTTCGGCATTATTACCACCGAAATGGGGATTATAGGTGTTCTACCACAGGTTTCTGAAAAATTTAATATAACGACTTCTCAAGCCGGATTGCTTGTAAGCATATTTTCTTTAGTTGTTGCCATTTCAGGTCCATTCCTGACTTTACTTGCTTCAGGTATTAACCGTAAAGTCATTCTGTTAACAGCTGTTCTTCTTTTTGCGATTTCTAATATTGTTTATGCCTACACAACTAAATTTGACGTAATGTTAGTGTTCCGTATCATCCCTGCTATTTTTCACCCTGTCTTTTTTTCAGTTGCTCTCGTGACAGCAGCTAAACTTGTCTCTCCTGAAAAAAGTAGTAAGGCAGTGACCAAAGTTTTTTCTGGTATAACGGTCGGCTTTGCTTTTGGTGTCCCAGTGACTTCTTATCTAGCGGAAAAGATTTCATTAGAAGCAGGATTTCTATTTGGAGCTGTTGTTAGTGCCATTGCTTTTATTGGCATACTCGCTTGGCTCCCCTCTATGCCTGTTACTGAAAAATTATCTTATGGCAAGCAGCTTGGCATATTACGTAAACCACAATTATGGCTAAATATCGTGACCGTTATTTTTATCTTTGCAGCAATGTTTTCTGTGTACAGTTATTTTGCTGAATATTTAAGTCAAGTGACTAATATGAACGGATCTTGGATTAGCATCATGTTGATGGTCTTTGGTACAATCATGATTTTTGGGAATTTTTTATTTGGAAATTTATTACACAAAAGTATGACAAAGACCGTTATCATGTTCCCTCTGTTATTTGCAGTAGTGTACTTACTTACTTATTATGTAGGTTCTTATTTCATCCCGATGGTTGTTATCGTATTTATTTGGGGGGCTGTGCATTCTGGGGGGCTTATTGTCAGTCAAGTATGGTTAACAACTGAAGCAAGTGAAGCTCTCGAATTCGGAAATAGCTTGTTTGTCTCATTTTCCAATCTAGGTATTGCCATTGGGGCTTCTGTCAGTGGTTGGTTTATCTCTCATTTCGGCATACATAATTTAATTTGGGTCGGAATTATATTTTCACTACTTGCTTTCCTACTAATTTTATTAAAAATACAAATTTTTAAACCGAATGTACAAGGACTCAACAGGCGTTAA